CGACGCTGGACGAACACCGGCTGCTGTGCGCGCATCGGCGGGGGCCCTTCGGGGTGGCGCACTGGAACGGACAGGTGCAGAAGTGGCTTGCCGAGGAGACGGGCCAGCCGGCGTGGTCGGAGTGGTATGCCGGGAGGCCGCTGCTGGTGACGGCCAACGATTACGGGCTGCGGATCTATAACGGTGATACTGGCGTTACCGTCGCCGGCCCGGATGGGCTGAAGGCCATCATCGCCGGGGCCACCGGGCAACTCGGCTTCGCGACGGGCCGCCTGGGCGACGTCGAGACGATGCACGCCATGACGATCCACAAGAGCCAGGGCAGCCAGGCCGAGGAGGTGACGGTGCTGCTGCCGTCGGAGGATTCGCGGTTGTTGACGCGCGAATTGTTCTACACGGCGGTCACCCGGGCGAAGGTCAAGGTGCGGGTGGTGGGTTCCGAGGCTTCGGTACGGGCCGCGATCGGGCGCCGGGCGGTACGGGCGAGCGGGCTACGGCAGCGGCTGCAGGCCGCGGCGGGTACTGCTTGAGCGCGGTCGGTTCACCGGGCCAGCGGTTTGTAGAAGACCAAGCCGTTGCCCTTGTTGTCGTAGACCACGGCGCGGCGTTCGTGTGCGTCGTCGTACGGGCCTTTCACGATGCCACCGCCACTGGCCTCGACCGCCTTCGCCGCACCGTCGACGTCGGCGGTCTTGATGCCGACGACGACCTGCCCGGGCATGGGATGGTCCACCGCGGTCGCCAGGGCGAGAGTGACCGGTCCACCGTCGAGGGCTGCAAAGTGGGCTCCGTCGCGGAATTTGAGCGGCATCCCCAAGGTCTCGCTGTAAAACCGGATCGATTCATCGAGGTCGTCGGTCGACAAGACGATCATTTTTACTTCGTGCTCGCTCAATGCTGCCTCCTCCTGTAGCTGAAACGCTTCCAGACTATGCCTGCGACATCAGCGTGACGCGGTGACGAGCACATGCGTCGACGAAGCCGGCCCACTCGGCTTCGGTTGGGCGGACCGCACAGTCGGCGATGGCCTCGTCGCTCACCACGAGGCCCGGTCGTATGGGCGCCCGCAGCTTCGCGAGTTTGACAACTTGCCCTGCCGGACTGTCCGCGAAGCCCTGAAACACCCTGTTGCGTATCCACGCCAGAGCGCTGCCGACACCGGTAGCCAAGTCCGGTTCGGAAATCCGCAGAGCACCCTTGCATCGACGGGCCCGTTCGTCGAAGCGATCCTCCCAGCGCTCCGTCTGCCACCGCGGCGTGGCCATTGCCGGTACGGAAGAATCGCGGTCAGCATGGTCGACAACGACGGTTCCCCACCGGCATCGCGACGACGCCACATCGTGCGTCTCGCCGTCTTCGCCGGCTTCCTGTTCGCGCTGTTCTACCTGGTGGCCGTTGCGCGGGTCATCGACGTCGAGGGGGTGCGGCGCGCGGTCTCGGCGACGGGGCCGGCGGCGCCGCTGACCTACGTCGTGGTGTCGGCCGTTCTGGGCGCGTTGTTCATGCCGGGCTCGGTTCTTGCCGCGGGCAGCGGGCTGCTGTTCGGCCCGGTCGTGGGCATCTTCGTGACGCTGGGTGCGGCGGTGGGCACCGCGATCGTCGCGAGCCTGGTCGGACGGCGGGCTGGCCGAGCCAGCGCGCGGGCGCTGCTGGGAACGAAACGCGCCGACCGCATCGACGCGCTGATCGAACGACGCGGACTGTGGGCCGTCGTCGGTCAGCGCTTCGTGCCCGGCATATCGGATGCGCTCGCCTCGTATGCGTTCGGCGCGTTCGGAGTTCCGTTGTGGCAGATGGCCGTCGGTGCGTTTATCGGTTCGGCGCCGCGGGCGTTCGTCTACACCACGCTGGGCGCCTCGATCAGGAATCTGTCGTCGCCGTTGGCGTACACCGCGATAGCGGTCTGGTGCGTGACCGCGATCGTCGGCGCGTTCGCCGCCCGGCATGGATACCAACACTGGCGTGAGCACGCCGGCCGCGACCCGGACAGCGGCGTCCCAGATTCGGATCCCGAGGGCGGGACGCGGGGCCGCCAGCGATGACAGCCGTCGGCCTCGCGACTCGGCTAGCGCACGGCTAGGGTGGTCGCCGTGCCGGAAACATTCGACCCGACGCCGACCATTCCGAGCATTCGTGCCGAACATGGCCCATTGCACGAGGACGACATCGCACGACGACTGCGCCAGCGAAGTAGCCGATCCGGATGCCGTAGTCGACGAGCTTCGCTACGAAATCGAGTTCCCGGCAAGGCAGTTGGTCGACGAGCGGTGGGTGTGGCTGCCGACGGTGCTGGCCGGGCGGGTGTTCACGCATCGGCTCGGCGCGGACGAGGTAGCCCACGACATACTCACCGTGACCCCGGACCTGGACCCGATCACCGCACTCTGCGAGCACGAGCAGCACCAGCGGCTCGCCGACGGGTCGGCGGCTCGGGTCGTGACCGAGTTCGACGAGGAGCTGCTCGAGCAGCGGAGCATCCCGGCCGAGGTGGTCGATCCGTCGGGCGCGCTGCTTTTGGCCCCGGGCACGCTGGTGGCGTTGGGCGTGGCCGCGGGCGACCTGGTCGGGGTGCGGCTAACCGCGCAGGGACTCGTGCTCGAGCGTGTCGCCGGGATTGCGCAAGCCCACGAGGTGGGCGCCCGGCTGGCCGCTACGCTTGACGCCGACGGGCCGGTGGAATTCGGCGCCGCGGTATGGACCGCGTGCGTCGAGGATCCAGAGCTGTTCACTGCGCCGCTGCCGCCGCTGCGCGAGATCGCCGACGACTCCGGTTTGGCACACCGCGGGGATTGGCTTGCCCCCGGCGAGTTCGATTTCGACCGTTGGCATTTCGAGCGCGAATGCGCGGCGCTGGCCGAGCTACATGACCTCGAACCCGATGACGCCATCGCGCTGTACGCGCTGATCCAACTCTACGAACAGATATCGGTGCTGATCGACGCCGCCAACGCAGATGAGGCGTCCGAGGACGCGCCGGCCGCGGCCGCCGAGGACGCGACGGAACCCAAGATCGACGGATTCGACGATCTGGTCGGCGAGCTCGGAGCGACGCTGGCCGATCCGCTGCTCGCGGAACTGCTAGTGGCCGAGACGGTCGACAGGGACGACGACGGGGCGGCGGCGCTGGGCGTGTTCGCCGACGTGCTGGAGCCGAAGGTGCCGCGCACGGCGAGGGTGGCGTTTCGGTGGATGCGCGCGGTGGCGCTGGAGCGGATCGGCGACATCGAAGCGGCCGAACACGAGCTACTGGCGGCCGAGTCGATGGACCCGGACTGGCCACTGCCGTTGTTCGATCTGGCCCACATCACCTCCGATCGCGGCGACGTCGAGCGCGGCTTGGCGTTGCTGCGCCGCGCCGGCGCCGAGCCCGACCACCCGCTGATGAAGCTGCTGGGGCGGCACCGGGCCGAGCCGCGCCGCGACCTCGGGCGAAATGAGTTGTGCTGGTGCGGATCTGGTCGCTGCTGCGCGACGACGAGCTCCTCGACAATTTCATTCGCGACTACCAGACCAGGTGGCTCGACGAGCCCATCCCCGCCCCTTGATGGCCACACGCCGCGGCAGGCCGCCGACGACCCCACCCGGCGCGGCGACCTGATCAAACTCCTGGACAGCTTCCCCGCCGGTGCGGCCGCCCGCGGCGGCATGGACACCGACCGGCTGCGCGCCGCACTGGGCCTATAGCATCGGTTCGCCGGCTGCGGCCTCGGTCCCGTAGTCGTGGAAGTCATTGTGGCCGTCTAGCTTTCGCGGATATCGCGGCGCGGATCGGCGTCTCCACGTCAATGCGCGGGCCGCGCGGAAACCAGCGCGGGTGGCCGCCGCCTTTGCCGAAATCGGCATAGGCCTGGCGGGCCAGGCGGGCCTGACCGTCACGGGCTGGACCACGAACTGGGCTTCCTGGATGAATTCGTCCAGACCTCTGCTGATGACCGGGTCGCGCTGGGACCGCCGAGCTGGTGCCATGAACGATCCAGGTGGACGCCCTCGACCCGCTTGGCCGCACGCACCGGTGACCGTGATCTCCTCACCCGCTACTGCTCGGCGCAACGCCTCGCCGACGTTATTATGAAGTTCCTTCTGGGGAATGGTCGCCAGGCGGCGCATCATAGAAGTATGCGGATCGGAGTCGGGGTTTCCACCGCTGCTGACGCCCGTCAGGCCGCGGTGGAGGCCGCAGCGCACGCGCGCGATGAGCTCGCGGGTGAGCCGCCTTCCCTGGCCGTGCTACTCGGTTCGCGAGCGCACACCGACCAGGCTGCCGACGTCCTCGAGGCGGTGCAGGAGACGGTCAAGCCGCCCGCGCTGATCGGTTGTGTTGCACAGGGGATCGTCGCCGGCCGCCACGAGATGGAGAACGAGCCCGCGGTGACGGTGTGGCTGGCGTCCGGCCTGGCCGCCGAGACCTTCCAGCTGGACTTCGTCCGCACCGGCTCGGGCGCCCTCATCACCGGTTACCGGTTCGACCGGACCGCACACGATCTGCACCTGCTGCTGCCCGACCCATACACGTTCCCGTCGAACCTGCTCCTCGAGCATCTCAACACCGACCTGCCGGGCACGACCGTCGTGGGCGGTGTGGTGAGCGGTGGACTGGGCCCGGGCTACACCCGGCTGTTCCGCGACCGCGACGTGCTCGTCTCCGGCGTCGTGGGCGTGCGCCTGCCCGGCACGCACGGTGTCCCGATCGTGTCGCAGGGCTGCCGGCCGATAGGCCACCCGTACATCGTCACCGGCGCCGACGGCGCCGTAATCACCGAGCTGGGCGGCCGAACGCCGTTGCAGCGCCTGCGCGAGATCGTCGTGGGCCTGCCGCCCAGCGAGCAGGAACTGGTCAGCCGCGGCCTGCAGATTGGCATCGTCGTCGACGAGCACCTGGCGGCCCCGGGCCAGGGCGACTTCATGATCCGCGGGCTGCTGGGCGCCGACCCCTCGACCGGGGCGATCGAGATCGGCGAGGTCGTCGAAGTCGGCACGACCGTGCAGTTCCAGGTCCGTGACGCGGTGGGGGCCGACAGGGACTTGCGCCTGGCCGTGGAGCGGGCGGAAGCCGAGCTGCCCGGGCGCCCGATCGGCGCGCTGTTGTTCACCTGCAACGGGCGTGGTCGGCGGATGTTCGGCGTCGCCGACCACGACGCGGCGACGATCGAGGACCTCCTCGGCGGGATTCCGCTAGCCGGCTTCTTCGCCGCTGGAGAGATCGGTCCGATCGCGGGCCGCAACGCGCTGCACGGATTCACCGCGTCGATGGCGCTGTTCACCGACGACACGTGATCGGCTGCTGCGCTGGCACCTTGGCTGTGACGCCACGTCTGTCCCAGCAGTCACCGCTGGCGACCCGCTATGCGAAATGGCCGGCTCATAGCGACTTTTCGGCGACAAGCCGGCCCGTCATCCGCCCACCGGCGATCAGAGTGGTCGGGACGGTTCCCGCCCCACGTCAGGCGTCGCTTCCTTAATTCCCATGTCGACGTTGGACGGATCCGCAAGAACAATATGGACAAATCCGCAGCGTGATGCCCGACGGATCAGCAGCCGATATGTGGACAAACCAGCACTGTATTCTGTCCGAATGGCCGTCGTCGAACGCGCGATCGCACCCGTCGTGCTGGCCGCTCTCGCCGACACCCCGGTCGTCGTCGTCAACGGCGCGCGTCAGGTCGGAAAGACCACACTCGTTGCGCGACTTGACTATCCGAGGTCCAGTGAAGTCGTTTCCCTCGACGACGCCGCCAACCGTGATGCTGCACGCGACGATCCCCGCGCATTCGTATCCCGGCCGGTGGACACGCTGGTGATCGACGAGGCGCAGCTCGAACCCGGCCTGTTCCGGGCGATTAAAGCCGAGGTTGACCGGGATCGCCGGCCCGGCCGCTTCCTGCTCACCGGTTCGGCGCGGCTGCTCTCCGCCCCCGACATGGCCAGCGCGCTGGTCGGCCGGGTCGAGATCATCGAGCTGTGGCCGTTCTCGCAAGGCGAGCGCGCCGGCTTCGCGGACCACTTCGTCGATCTGCTGTTCACGGGCCCCCGCGAGCTTCTTCAGGGCTCGGATATGCGGCGCGCCGAGCTGGTCGAACGGATCGCCACAGGAGGCTTTCCCGACGTCGTCGCCCGTTCACCGTCGAGGCGCCGCCCGTGGTTCGACAACTATCTCATCACCGCGACGCAGTCGGTCATTCGCGAGCTTTCGGCGATCGAGCGGCTTGCCGAAATCCCGCGACTGCTCCGGCTGTGCGCCGCGCGGACCGGCGCCGAACTCAACGTGAGCGCGCTGGCCAACGAACTGTCGATTCCGGCCCGCACCACCGACGGCTATCTGGCCTTGCTGGAAGCGGCCTTCCTTGTCCACCGGGTGCCGGCCTGGTCGACCAACCTGAGCCGCAAGGTCATTCGCAGACCCAAGCTGGTTGTGTCCGACAGTGGCCTGGCGTGTCATTTGCTCGGGGTTGCCGGTGCGATGCTGGATCGTCGCGGCGGCCCGCTTGGCCCGCTGCTGGAGACGTTCGTGGCCAACGAGATCCGCAAGCAACTCACCTGGTCGACCGAGCGGGCGAGTCTCTGGCACTTTCGCGACCGCGGCGGCGCCGAAGTCGATCTTGTGCTCGAACACCCCGATGGGCGGGTCTGCGGCATCGAAGTCAAGGCGACCAGCACGCCGCGGGCCGAGGACCTGCGAGGTCTGCGCTATCTGGCCGACAGGCTCGGTGACCGGTTTCAGTTCGGCGTGCTGCTCACCGCCGCGCCGGAAGCCACGCCGTTCGGCCCGAAGCTGGCGGCGTTACCGGTCAGCGCGCTATGGGCCCGCGAAATTCGCCAGGCGCGTCGCCAGTGAGGGGCCCCGGTGCCACGAACGCATCGAAGCCGCCGCAGCTGCCGGTCAAGGAGTGGCCGCGAGATTCGGCACGCTGTGGACGAGTGGGGACACGCAACCGGAGTAGCAGCGATGCCGAGGTCATCGAGCCGCCGTATTCACGGGTTCCGTGTCACCAGTGCAATCGACCGTGATCTCGAGCGCCCCCGCAGATCTCGCGCATCCGGGTGTCGACGTCCAGGATGTCGGCAGGCAGCCGAGGCGACACTCGTTGACGGATCGCCGAAGGTATACGCGTTGGCGGAAGTTCTCAACTGTCGGTTGCCGTCGGCTCAACCGGGATAGGCGGCGGTGACGTCGGTGTGAACGAAATCATCGCCGGCAAAAAGCAGCGGTTCGCCGGTGACGTCCGCGAGGGCGTACGAGTAGCAGTCGCCGAGGTTGAGTGCGGCCGGGTGCCCGCTGCCCCGCCCGAAGTCGCGGTAGGCCGTGCACGCGATGGCAGCTTGCTCAGCATCGAACGGCACGAGCTCGACCTCCCACACGTCGAGCAGTCGCTCGACCCGTCGTTGGTCCTCAGGACGCAGGCGGCGGGTCAAGACGGCACTAACTTCCACGGCAGTGGCCGCCGACATCTTGGGCGCCGTCGCATCCAACACAAGCTCGGCGAGCTGTTCGGAGTGCGGCGCGTCGAGCACGATCGCCACGATCGCGGAGGCGTCGACGATCACGAAGGCAGGCCGGCGTCGTCGTAGAGTTGCCGCTCCGCCGCCTTTACCTGTGCGCGCTCCGCATCGGTGAGCGAATTGCGCAACTCATCCAACAGTTTTCGCACCCTCACTCGACGCGCGTCACGCCGCCGGTGGATATCCCCGGCCGTATTCCCGCGATCGAGCTCGGCCACGGCTACTCCCGCCAGCCCGCTACGCGTGTCGCCGACAGCATCGAGGAGAACCTGTGCGAACGGATCGCTGATCAACGGATGCCCACTGCGAGTTTCCCCGCGCGAACCGACGCCACCCCCAGCGGCGTCTCGCCGACGCTCTCGGTGATCTCCCAAGTGTCCTCGTGAGTTCCGGCGTTGCTCATCTCAGGCTCACTCGCTCCGCTGGGCCGCCACGAAAAGCGTCTTCGGTGCGGCGTCTTCGATGCCGGGGGGCCGGCGATCGTAGCGGGCCATCAGCTCCTCGGCCGGGGTCACCGCCACGTCCCAGCCGTGGCGGCGCAACCAGGCGTCGACGTCCTCGCGCTCCTCGAAGTACCACAGGTCTTGGACGTCGGGGATGTCGCGTTGCGGCTCGAGCTTGGCCATCAGGTCGCGCACCCGTTGCATCGTCTCGCGCCGCTTCGCGATGGCGTCCGGGTCGAGGAAGTCGGGGCCGGGCGCCTCCACGGCGATCCGGCTACCGTCGGCGCCCAGCGCCTGCACCCGCTCGAAAAGCAGCTCCTGGGCGTCCGCCGGCAGGAACGGCAACAGTCCCTCGGCCGACCAGACGCTCGGCGCGGACGCGTCAAAACCGGCCTGCCGCAACGCGTCCGGCCAGTCGTGGCGCAGGTCCACCGGAACACTGACCAGGTTGCACTTTGGCTGCGCACCGGTTTCCCGCAACGCCGACGACTTGAATTCCAGCACCCGCGGCTGGTCGAGTTCGTAGACGCTGGTGCCGGCGGGCCACGGCAGCCGCCACGCCCGCGAGTCCAATCCCGCGGCCAGGATCACCACCTGCCGCACACCCGCGCGGGTCGCATCGAGGAAGAACTGATCGAAAAAAGCCGTCCGCGCGGCCATGTAGTCGACCATTCCCTGCATCCGCGGCTTCAGGTCGGGTTCGGCCTCGACGATCTCGGCGGGCAGGTCGGGGGCCGCGAACCAGTTCCACATACCGTCGCCGGCGGCATCGAGGAACACCCGCGCGAACGGATCGCTGATCAGCGGGTTCTCGCTCTCGGTTTCCGCAGCACGGGCCGCCGCGACGCCCAACGCCGTCGCACCCACGCTCTCGGTGATCTCCCACGTGTCGTTGTCGGTCCTGGCCACCTTCACGCCCTCCAATTCGCTAGCAGACCTAGCTACCGACCCTACGCGCGCTGGGTGTGAACAACCTGTCCGTCGGGACACGATGGTGTCTTCGGCGCCGGCGGATTCGAGTTCGGCATCCCAGGAGCGCCTGTCAGACATTCCCGAGGCATACCGGCATACACCGCCGCCGATACCTGCCTCGGAAACACGGCGGAGCGAAGCACCGCCGGTTGTCAATGAACCTCGGCGGTACGCGAATCCGCTGTAGCCGTGTCAACAACGACGGTGTCTGCCCCGGAAACAACCGATTCAGACGCAGGCTGTCAAGGCACGGTGACCCGATTGCATGCCTAAGTGGGCTACGCCCGGGACCTTAGACGACGCCTTGGCCGCTTCGACCGCGGTCCGCGGTTCTCCTCCTGCAGCCGATCCAGGATGGCCCTCATGCGAGCGACATCCGGGTCGGTCGCATCGGTGATTTGGGGATCGTTGACGAGGTTATAGGGCTCGGCATACACCGCGAAGGCCAGCCACCTACCAGAAACGGTTACGTTGTCCGCGGGCCGCGAAACGGGCCGCGAAACAGAAGGGCCTCTGCAACATGCGGGTTGACGGGCGCGACATCACCGTTACCGGCAGCCTGCTGCAACCGCTGACCCGACGCACCAACGACATCCTGCGGCTCGTCCTGGCCGCGGTGTACCTCGTGGCGGTGATCGTCAGCTCGCTGATCACCCGGCCTCGCTGGATCGCGCTGGAGAAGTCCGTCTCGGAGATCGTCGGGGTCTTGTCCCCCACCCAATCCGACGTGGTGTACCTGGCGTACGGCATCGCGATCCTGGCGCTGCCGTTCATGATCCTGATCGGCCTGATCGTCTCCCGGCAATGGAAACTGCTGGGCGCATATGCCGCCGCCGGGCTGATCGCCGTGCTCCCGCTGTCGATCAGCAGCAACCGCCTCGCGGCGCCGCGATGGCACTTCGAGATCCCAGACCGGCTCAACACGTTGCCGGCCCAATTCCTCGACGACCCGCGGTGGATCGCGATGCTCGCCGCGGTGCTCACCGTGTCGGGCCCCTGGCTACCCGCGCGCTGGCGGCACTGGTGGTGGACGCTGCTGCTGGCCTTCGTGCCGATCCACCTCGTGGTCAGCGCCGTGGTTCCGGCCCGTTCACTACTGGGGCTCGCGGTGGGATGGTTCGTCGGCGCGTCGGTGGTCCTGGTCGTCGGCACGCCCGCTCTCGAGGTACCACTGGACGGCACGGTACGCGCGATGGCCAAACGCGGGTTCGCCGTGTCGCGGCTCATGGTGGTCCGACCGGCCGGGCCCGGCCCGCTCGTTCTTTCGGCAACGGCCACCGATCCCAGTGCCGAGGCGGCGATCGAGCTATACGGCCCCCATCAAAGCAGCGGCGGCGCGCTGCGGCAGCTCTGGCGCAAGCTGAGGCTGCGCGGCAGCGAGAGCGCTCCCCTGCAGGCCTCCATGCGCCGCGCTGTCGAGCACCGCGCGCTGATGGCCATCGCGATCGAAGAGGTGGGCGTGGCCAACACGTCGACGCTCGCGCTGGCCACCCTCGAACGCGGATGGACGTTGTACGCGCACCAGCCCGTTCGGGGGATCCCTCTCGACGAATGCGCGAAAACAACTTCGGTGCACCGGGTTTGGGAATCGCTGCGCAGGATGCACGACCACCAGATCTCCCATGGTGACCTGCGCGGCGACGAGATCACGGTCGACGACGGCAACGTGCTGTTCGGCGGCTTCGGCAGCGCCGAATACGGGGCCACCGACGCCCAGCTCCAATCCGACATCGCCCAACTCCTGGTGACGACATCGGCGCTCTACGACGCGGAGTCCGCGGTGGCCGCGGCGATCGGCGCGTTCGGCAAGGACACCATCCTGACCGCCTCGCGCAGGCTCACCAAATCCGCTGTGCCAAAACGAATCCGCCAATCGGTACCCAACCCGGGCGCCGCCATCTCCAGCGCCCGCGCGGAGGTGATGCGCCAAACCGGGGCCAATCAGATCGAAACCGCGACCATCACCCGGTTCACCCGCGGCCAGGTCATTCAACTGGTGCTGCTCGGGGCCCTGGTTTATGTCGCGTATCCGTTCATCAGCACCGTGCCGACCTTCTTTTCCGAGCTGCGAACCGCGAACTGGTGGTGGGCACTGCTGGGCTTGACCGTGTCGGCGCTCACCTATGTTGGTGCGGCGGCCGCGCTGTGGGCCTGCGCCGACGGGGCGGTGAGCTTTTGGAAGTTATCAATTGCCCAGGTAGCCAACACTTTTGCCGCTACCACAACCCCGGCCGGTGTCGGCGGTCTGGCGCTCAGCACACGGCTCTTGCAGAAGGGCGGTCTTGCCGCTCTGCGTGCCACCGCCGCGGTGGCGCTGCAGCAATCGGTGCAGGTGATCGTCCACGTCCTGTTGCTGATCCTGTTCAGCACTTTTGCCGGCGCTTCGGCCGACCTCTCGCATTTCGTGCCGGGCGCCACGGTGCTGTACCTGATCGTGGGCGTGGCGCTCGGGATCGTCGGCGCATTTCTGTTCGTGCCCAGGCTGCGGAGCTGGCTAGCGACGGACGTGCGCCCGAGGCTGCGGGAGGTTACCAGCGACCTCGCCGAGCTTGCCCGCGAACCCAAACGATTGGCGCTAATCATACTCGGTTGTACCGGAACGACTCTCGGCGCCGCGTTGGCGCTGTGGGCGAGCGTCGAAGCATTCGGTGGCGGCGCGACGTTCGTCACCGTCACCGTGGTCACGATGGTGGGCGGGACCCTGGCCTCGACGGCGCCGACGCCCGGTGGCGTCGGCGCCGTCGAGGCGGCGTTGATCGGTGGGCTCGCCGCCTTCGGTGTGCCCGCGGCCGTGGGCGTGCCGTCGGTGCTGCTGTATCGGGTGCTCACCTGCTGGCTCCCGGTGTTCGTCGGGTGGCCCGTGATGCGCTGGCTCACCCGCACCGAGATGATCTGAGAATCATTCGAACCCGGCCTCGGCCACCACGACGAGGACGGGCGACGTCCTGCTGCTCTGGCCGACCGCGGTGGTGAGGAAGACCAGGTAGTACTCGTCGGGCACCGACGGCGCCACCGTGATCGCCACGGCCACCGAGGCCGACCCGTCGTCGGCGAACCGTCCCGACGCGCGACCGGTGGTGATCCCATCGGTGGGCGACGTGCCGGTGATGGTGTAGTCGCCGGCACCGTCGATCATCCGTTGCGCGTCGACCTTCACCGTCCCCGTGGTTCCCGGCGCAACCGTGACGATCGGACGGGGGATGTTGACGGTCACCGCCGAGCTGCCCGCACCGAACGACGGTGGCGCCGAAGATTCGGAAGTGCCCCAGACCTTGTCGGGGTGGGCGGCCAGCGAAAACGCGAGCTCACCCCCGGTGCGGACGATCGACTCCGGCAGCGACGTCTTGTCGGTGGCCTGACCGTCGATCTTGAGGCCGCTGATGTAGCTCAGGCGGCGCGGCGCGGACGCGCCGGGGGCGGAGATCCGGATGGATCGGCCGCCCGGCAGCGCGATGACGGCGCGATCGAAAAGTGGTGTGTTGACGGTGAGGATCGAGGTTCCCGGGGTGCTCGGGTAGAGGCCGAGGGCGGCCCAGACGTACCAGCTGGACAGCGCGCCGAGATCGTCATTGCCCGGCGCGCCGCCGGGCGTCGGACCGAACAGCCCACGGACCCGGTCAACCGTCCGCTGAGCCTTCCACGGTTGACCGAGGTAGTTGTACAGCCATGGCACGCCGAAGCCCGGCTCGTTACCGGCCCAGAGGTAAGGCTCGTTGGGGCCCTCGTTGAGCTTCTTCGTGAAGCGGTCGAGCCGGGCGGCCGCCGCCTTGCGGCCGCCGAGGGCGGTGACCAGGCCGGCGACATTGTGCGGCACCCACCAGAGGTACTGCTCGGCGTTGCCCTCGTCGAATCCGGCTTGGCCGAAGCGCCAGGGGGAGTTCACGAATCCCGGCCCGTCGGGGAAGAATCCCGTCGGGCTGCGGGGTGAGATGTAACGGGTCGTCGGATTGAACAGGTTCTGCCAGTACTGCGCCCGGTTTTGGAATTCGGCAGCGGTCACGGCGTCGCCGAGTGACTCGGCGAATCGGGAAATGGTGAAGTCGTCGACCGACCACTCCAGCGTGACCGAGGCGCCGACGCCAAAGTCCGCCGTCTGGGGTGCGTAGCCCAGTTGTAGATAGGTGACGATTCCAGGCCGCTCCACATAGCCGCCCCGCCCGACGCCACCGGTGGTCGCCGCATGCACCATGTACCACAGTGCCGTTTTGACGTCGAAGTCCTTGGCCCCGTACATGTAGAGGTTCACGATAAGCGGTACCACGCTGTCTCCGCTCATCTCGGCGGTCGCCGAATTCGCAAGCGCCCAACGCGGATACGATCCGCTTTGCTCGGCGTCGTTCACGAGCGACTGGGCCATATCGCTGGCTTGCTTCGGAAACAGCAGTCCCTGCAGGGCGGCCAGGCTGCGGTAGGTGTCCCAGTCGGAGAAGTTCGCGTATTGCGTATGCCCTTGGGCCACGGTGTGAATGATGCCGTCGAATCCGATGTAACGCCCGTCCGCGTCATTAAAGGTGTTGGGGTGCAACAGCGACCGATACAAGGAGGTGTAAA
This is a stretch of genomic DNA from Mycobacterium lacus. It encodes these proteins:
- a CDS encoding GH92 family glycosyl hydrolase, producing MKSRKALIALVAATAVFMAFIAAAPPRAYDGEPGFVANPVEHVDTLNGTGTGGETVGEINDFPGASVPFGMVQYSPDTLHTYAGYDYDNQRSTGFSMTHASVGCAAFGDISMLPSTTPVGSRPWNSWERIAHDDTEVGVPGYYAVRFPDTGVTAELTATTRTGIGRFRYPHNRGPALFLVRSGASLAGNSAATLSIEDDTSITGSATSGGFCGKTNTYTVYFAMQFNQPFISHGVWDGYGVYAGARGADSPYSGGYVQFRTGAVVEVRTAISYVSVDGARANLAAEGGASFDAVRVAASSAWNAALSRIAVAGRNRDDVQTFYTSLYRSLLHPNTFNDADGRYIGFDGIIHTVAQGHTQYANFSDWDTYRSLAALQGLLFPKQASDMAQSLVNDAEQSGSYPRWALANSATAEMSGDSVVPLIVNLYMYGAKDFDVKTALWYMVHAATTGGVGRGGYVERPGIVTYLQLGYAPQTADFGVGASVTLEWSVDDFTISRFAESLGDAVTAAEFQNRAQYWQNLFNPTTRYISPRSPTGFFPDGPGFVNSPWRFGQAGFDEGNAEQYLWWVPHNVAGLVTALGGRKAAAARLDRFTKKLNEGPNEPYLWAGNEPGFGVPWLYNYLGQPWKAQRTVDRVRGLFGPTPGGAPGNDDLGALSSWYVWAALGLYPSTPGTSILTVNTPLFDRAVIALPGGRSIRISAPGASAPRRLSYISGLKIDGQATDKTSLPESIVRTGGELAFSLAAHPDKVWGTSESSAPPSFGAGSSAVTVNIPRPIVTVAPGTTGTVKVDAQRMIDGAGDYTITGTSPTDGITTGRASGRFADDGSASVAVAITVAPSVPDEYYLVFLTTAVGQSSRTSPVLVVVAEAGFE
- a CDS encoding lysylphosphatidylglycerol synthase domain-containing protein, translated to MRVDGRDITVTGSLLQPLTRRTNDILRLVLAAVYLVAVIVSSLITRPRWIALEKSVSEIVGVLSPTQSDVVYLAYGIAILALPFMILIGLIVSRQWKLLGAYAAAGLIAVLPLSISSNRLAAPRWHFEIPDRLNTLPAQFLDDPRWIAMLAAVLTVSGPWLPARWRHWWWTLLLAFVPIHLVVSAVVPARSLLGLAVGWFVGASVVLVVGTPALEVPLDGTVRAMAKRGFAVSRLMVVRPAGPGPLVLSATATDPSAEAAIELYGPHQSSGGALRQLWRKLRLRGSESAPLQASMRRAVEHRALMAIAIEEVGVANTSTLALATLERGWTLYAHQPVRGIPLDECAKTTSVHRVWESLRRMHDHQISHGDLRGDEITVDDGNVLFGGFGSAEYGATDAQLQSDIAQLLVTTSALYDAESAVAAAIGAFGKDTILTASRRLTKSAVPKRIRQSVPNPGAAISSARAEVMRQTGANQIETATITRFTRGQVIQLVLLGALVYVAYPFISTVPTFFSELRTANWWWALLGLTVSALTYVGAAAALWACADGAVSFWKLSIAQVANTFAATTTPAGVGGLALSTRLLQKGGLAALRATAAVALQQSVQVIVHVLLLILFSTFAGASADLSHFVPGATVLYLIVGVALGIVGAFLFVPRLRSWLATDVRPRLREVTSDLAELAREPKRLALIILGCTGTTLGAALALWASVEAFGGGATFVTVTVVTMVGGTLASTAPTPGGVGAVEAALIGGLAAFGVPAAVGVPSVLLYRVLTCWLPVFVGWPVMRWLTRTEMI